The following coding sequences are from one Candidatus Effluviviaceae Genus I sp. window:
- the tuf gene encoding elongation factor Tu (EF-Tu; promotes GTP-dependent binding of aminoacyl-tRNA to the A-site of ribosomes during protein biosynthesis; when the tRNA anticodon matches the mRNA codon, GTP hydrolysis results; the inactive EF-Tu-GDP leaves the ribosome and release of GDP is promoted by elongation factor Ts; many prokaryotes have two copies of the gene encoding EF-Tu): protein MAKQKFERTKPHINVGTIGHVDHGKTTLTAAITKVLEQKGLS from the coding sequence ATGGCGAAGCAGAAGTTCGAGCGGACGAAGCCTCACATCAACGTGGGGACGATCGGGCACGTGGACCACGGGAAGACGACGCTGACGGCGGCGATCACGAAGGTCCTTGAGCAGAAGGGCCTGTCG